A DNA window from Planifilum fulgidum contains the following coding sequences:
- the cas6 gene encoding CRISPR-associated endoribonuclease Cas6: MHLTLTLSFAGDGLQLPIQYNYWVQSAVYKILDPEYAEQLHGKGYSGGGRIFRLFTFSRLMGSYRLEREKGKISFFGPVRLVIASPMVEFCEQVASVLAKEGRMQLGKQVVEVEKVEVESPRITSSAVEVFTLSPITVYSTFDKPEGGRYTCYFDPRERSFSQLIHENLTRKWEAIQGEPYSGEKTKIEPLGKTRLHILRYKGTVIKAWSGRFRLEGDPALMQVGLDAGFGAKNAQGFGLCTL, translated from the coding sequence ATGCATCTTACATTGACGCTATCATTTGCCGGTGACGGCTTGCAGTTGCCCATTCAGTATAACTACTGGGTTCAGTCGGCAGTGTACAAGATTCTTGATCCGGAGTATGCGGAACAGTTGCACGGTAAGGGGTATTCGGGAGGCGGTAGGATTTTTCGGCTGTTTACCTTTTCCCGGTTGATGGGTTCGTACCGGCTGGAACGGGAGAAAGGGAAAATTTCTTTTTTTGGTCCCGTCCGCCTCGTGATCGCATCTCCGATGGTGGAATTTTGCGAACAAGTGGCCTCGGTGTTGGCGAAGGAAGGTCGGATGCAACTGGGGAAGCAGGTGGTCGAAGTGGAAAAGGTGGAGGTGGAATCACCGCGAATCACTTCGTCGGCGGTGGAGGTGTTTACCCTTTCCCCCATCACCGTCTATTCCACCTTCGACAAACCGGAGGGAGGGCGATACACTTGCTATTTTGATCCACGGGAACGATCCTTTTCGCAGTTGATTCATGAAAATTTGACGCGGAAGTGGGAGGCGATCCAGGGAGAGCCGTATTCCGGTGAGAAGACGAAAATCGAACCGTTGGGCAAAACCCGCCTACACATTCTCAGATACAAAGGGACTGTGATCAAGGCATGGTCCGGCCGTTTCCGTCTGGAGGGGGATCCGGCTTTGATGCAGGTCGGGCTTGATGCGGGGTTTGGAGCCAAAAACGCCCAGGGATTTGGTTTGTGCACCCTTTAG
- a CDS encoding dihydrofolate reductase family protein: MGPRVITANTMTLDGRIAVSPSVPSWQDERWGPILEAGFQLIDFAALHGAPVILEGSNSFVARDAGGIDAVPSTPEDELYEDFLPNRVISRFKRWMAVVDSRGRVAWQHTHQDDNHVLVLVSRRTPAEYLAFLRERDVPYLVVGESRVDLDLALRRLGETFDTDLIVSTAGGILNGALLRAGLVDEVDLQVLPLVLGNKGAPAVFEGYNPDFAFPPYRLSLIEQQARPDGSLLLRFATGKG; encoded by the coding sequence ATGGGACCGCGTGTTATCACAGCCAATACGATGACCCTCGACGGCCGGATTGCCGTCTCGCCGTCTGTACCCTCTTGGCAGGACGAGCGGTGGGGTCCGATTCTGGAGGCGGGTTTTCAGCTTATCGACTTTGCGGCACTCCACGGCGCGCCGGTGATCCTGGAGGGGAGCAACTCCTTTGTGGCCCGGGATGCAGGGGGGATCGATGCGGTCCCTTCAACGCCGGAGGACGAGCTCTATGAAGATTTCCTTCCCAACCGGGTGATCAGCCGCTTCAAACGCTGGATGGCCGTCGTCGACAGCCGTGGGCGGGTGGCCTGGCAACATACCCACCAGGACGACAACCACGTCCTGGTCCTCGTCAGCCGAAGGACGCCCGCCGAATACCTGGCCTTTTTGCGCGAGCGGGACGTGCCGTATCTCGTCGTGGGGGAGAGCCGGGTGGACCTGGATCTTGCCCTGCGCAGGCTGGGTGAGACATTCGACACGGATCTCATCGTCAGCACCGCCGGCGGAATCCTCAACGGGGCGCTCTTGCGGGCCGGGCTGGTGGACGAGGTGGACCTCCAGGTGTTGCCCCTTGTCCTGGGGAACAAAGGGGCTCCGGCCGTTTTTGAAGGGTACAACCCCGACTTTGCATTCCCGCCATATCGGCTGTCGCTGATCGAACAGCAGGCGAGGCCCGATGGTTCGCTCCTCCTGCGGTTTGCCACCGGGAAGGGATGA
- a CDS encoding NUDIX domain-containing protein produces the protein MARKDYYHQPDAPKPNSLVPAVSAVVTDSDGRILLHKRSDNFLWSLPGGAMELGESVEQAVIREVKEETGFDVEVLRCTGIYSDPGHVIAFSDGEVRQQFSICFACRIVGGELSVSSESVQVRFFTREELERLDLHPAQRIRIQDFLARQERAFIR, from the coding sequence TTGGCCCGAAAAGATTATTATCATCAGCCCGACGCACCGAAACCCAATTCCTTGGTTCCCGCCGTTTCCGCGGTCGTGACCGATTCTGATGGAAGGATTCTCTTGCACAAGCGGAGCGATAATTTTCTGTGGTCCCTTCCGGGGGGAGCGATGGAGCTGGGCGAGTCCGTCGAACAGGCGGTGATCCGCGAAGTGAAGGAAGAGACGGGATTCGATGTGGAGGTCCTCCGATGCACCGGCATTTACTCCGATCCGGGGCATGTGATCGCCTTTTCTGACGGGGAGGTGCGCCAGCAGTTTTCCATTTGCTTTGCCTGCCGGATCGTCGGAGGTGAACTGTCGGTCAGCTCGGAGTCGGTTCAGGTCCGGTTTTTCACAAGGGAGGAATTGGAGCGCCTCGACTTGCATCCGGCACAGCGAATCCGGATTCAAGACTTTTTAGCCCGTCAGGAAAGAGCTTTTATCCGATAG